The proteins below come from a single Mugil cephalus isolate CIBA_MC_2020 chromosome 7, CIBA_Mcephalus_1.1, whole genome shotgun sequence genomic window:
- the xirp1 gene encoding xin actin-binding repeat-containing protein 1 isoform X1 gives MEVLRLRRTQSQGSLSGPVSPRWERKSVSELVQHYQSCADLRGYEKAEQNNESSEDRVDSRWRRPDSKGNVDHLGTGRLSGLSRSRSVDFLPQKEISGTRALCALFESKATLQQSFNSSPRLNVTPSGQNKTERDYPLQDRRSHNTPEKDSSSQRTTPVKGSKAVNGPLVYHDKSSRLSNDDKYNRSLTKGPTPPRQGSDRKSTPSSVRDRSALYQSRAEATDSTGSSTQAEFISTPGKSAKHRKMADAARNITGSQSSHNEDDLPLPPPPPVPPRPLDYEGPFELSSLPVPPPKETFSTFYQQRHKSELKRLFKHIHPDLRASLDNVADDEIMKVVQSESSQAADAAYQGEVQSMRWIFENWNLDNIGDPHATKKLLDDEELKGGDVRSTSSVFEYIDSTKQMSAKRQASVRGDVRTSMWLFETQPLDSLNVSKREEGELVEAVLKEPIQPGDVKGTRLLFESKPLSDLGRCNSVEDHSFLKLRSELQEQKGDVQKTVKLFQTDPCCAIRDNSGNVHEIKSICREEINSSNTSTARWLFETQPLDLINRGTDGVKIIRGISLEEGHKGGVDRKRWMFETQPFDTIQEAVGVDKFEGTVADYTGEADVVNKRKLFEMQPLAALKGDSQEKPLEKEEVIGGDVKTSLWLFETQPIEALNDSYEVGSLKKIILSSEEQGEVKGKKQIFESCSNQKSTSIKEQEIERGDVKGFKQLFETIPLSKIARSDEIIEKETDVTAGNVKGNQAMFETTPLYAIKDSSGNLHTVTIVSREEFVKGKVNNYKWMFETKPLDQLAEGKGNVEVIKGITRQEDTMGDVKTAKWLFETQTIDGIHSKFNQTEQNSSSEEEPRKGDVKTCKWLFETQPMDILYDKSEKPKDAESIDNTDVKSITWLFETQPLNGIKDGEEYNLKLCSTIQDSVKSGIGVQTVKHLFETETLDRIRKDSKSDQDSRCISQVNFQSGEVSRVKELFESQSLDEIGSEMVTTSGEQKGEEHIEKGSVHKCTWMFENCPINLINKDNDDANVQKVHGLECGDVQNKKFIFETSSLDKIHEEPLEQKSASVEPPVSNVDVKSSTMMFESQPLYAIRDKEGQFHEVTTVKKEEVMSGDVRGARWMFETKPLDAIKAENEVYVIRAVTQEDVKKGDVKSARWKFETQPLDSLAPRDEPYVKVTEDFGSSNVHLNKQLFESERNNKFVRMVSVTDVQRGDVRTSTWLFENQAIDTLKGEPLGQDSLKTVHREDSQKGDVKRCTWLFESQPLDKIKESEDTSAVQGVEEIPKADVKCTTWLFETTPLDKITAGSIADTLSHLSQLTFVHSSGIIIEANENRNVNMAKYVVESTEGVQVQKEEVVRGNIRNIMLQLLLKPTLKPQVTLLREMEKGDVNTTVVELPVFQPTATTDFERDQRIQNIAQLIDEFLVPHKHLKKGIIMQETAEGQAEMSVYSLICSHELKPDSQVTEKGDVKSTIGNLLATASSQRTAASCRVDENEKGNVNLYKSCIEKGDLHYLKSLHAEAIDDEVDHGLLAKEQIEIVQGGVKEAKKSLCQQKEQVERTISDVLPGDVKNTKKVFSSNSSASADTCIQKEEIIPGDVSSAKQQLSVKQPIAVEKEEIVAGDIRATMQSLELAKQQSLCVEREIIKPGTIYDMDLSAQGPEIEGNQVQREVIISGDVKAAKRSLEMAKQQSMQMEREVTVPGKIYNLNVSSEEESSSAVAQSTRSTSSRCQQIKTYPKVSEAEKDQENHVSFETCQQSTVLVSSCAPHSLPPFVNCEFNVHATEDETEEVIRGDVKAAIRSLQSASTEQKFLDKENIVKGNLQLALESLEKSSVNVSKGDYKAALLYRNSGKACSERSKTVHKQCVVVSVPPSDTNLSPSISVTCEGQPAITAQNSTPNPVANGNSKAPRCENATAPPLPLKTEKLQEQKPALPPKPQWTQSVVIEQPNQLSSPKVVCSMKSKIKNTVIPQKQSQQFSTHPIENLQETTTHVKASVGTLHETYHQKCGGETEQDTNQTNGLPLMDSNAQEIGEKKTVAVNSEVEIERNVIQKINAAEEIKMCMESYTNDGKHGMNMSLQAAVQNFERRESSTLDRGVFLSKKVKVMNAKHTDKNTAQNAQHKFPQKPKTDEQTSGTNSSVAACQMQQNELNQKQEKVENKVVLREKKVRETEDERRQRLSVHKEEIMKGNVMAAMEIFENLRKRDELKGILSQVEEIEGETSNVDTSSLKTLYQNVPSWMVTPRRHAKKSKMEEKKVDVETQEDDLESISSVETAFEDLEKASKEIMTLKEETLAKLLDIEETIKKALYSVSNLKSEADIASLSGLFDESLKSEQNLQPANNIRKISIVSSKAKSSQTKETTDVKLQTDLDSSLSRKEELRRGHNKPLIRQSSSQSSPSFISIHSAARKPTEQPKSTMSTFKPRTEASPHGCYNANSDLESAATESTKNGHSPQRKVSVLELKTVPEKPPGIIGTKTVSETYEETDGFGNVFVSSVTSTFVTKQSDKKTSPMFEVVGSPPRYEVMTSPLMRRAGRPFEDKLLSNAKEEGTVFVTFSQPKENH, from the coding sequence aTGGCTGATGCAGCCAGGAACATCACAGGCTCACAATCATCTCACAATGAAGATGACCTGCCTCTtcccccacctccacctgtaCCACCTAGACCCCTTGACTATGAAGGGCCTTTTGAATTAAGCAGCCTCCCTGTGCCTCCACCCAAAGAAACCTTCTCCACGTTCTACCAGCAACGTCATAAGAGTGAGCTGAAGAGGCTCTTCAAACACATCCACCCAGACCTTCGGGCAAGTCTCGATAATGTGGCAGATGATGAAATAATGAAGGTGGTGCAGTCAGAAAGCAGCCAGGCAGCAGACGCAGCTTATCAGGGTGAAGTACAGTCCATGAGATGGATCTTTGAGAACTGGAATCTGGACAATATTGGAGATCCTCATGCAACCAAGAAACTGCTGGATGATGAGGAGTTAAAAGGTGGAGATGTCAGAAGCACCTCTTCAGTCTTTGAGTACATTGATAGCACCAAACAAATGTCTGCAAAAAGACAGGCTTCTGTCAGAGGAGATGTAAGAACATCAATGTGGCTGTTTGAGACCCAGCCCTTAGACTCCCTAAATGTATCAAAAAGAGAAGAGGGTGAACTGGTTGAGGCAGTGCTGAAAGAACCCATTCAACCAGGTGATGTAAAAGGGACTCGGTTGCTTTTTGAATCTAAACCATTAAGCGACTTGGGACGCTGCAACTCTGTTGAAGACCATAGCTTCCTGAAATTGAGATCTGAACTCCAGGAGCAGAAAGGAGATGTTCAGAAGACCGTGAAACTCTTCCAAACAGATCCTTGCTGTGCCATCAGAGACAACAGTGGCAATGTGCATGAGATTAAATCCATCTGCAGGGAGGAGatcaacagcagcaacaccaGCACTGCCCGCTGGCTTTTTGAAACCCAGCCTCTGGACCTGATTAATAGGGGAACTGATGGGGTGAAAATTATTCGGGGAATATCTCTGGAGGAGGGTCACAAAGGAGGCGTAGACCGAAAGAGGTGGATGTTTGAGACTCAGCCATTTGACACAATACAAGAGGCTGTGGGAGTGGATAAGTTTGAAGGAACAGTGGCCGACTACACAGGAGAGGCTGATGTTGTAAACAAAAGGAAACTCTTTGAGATGCAACCATTGGCTGCACTAAAAGGAGACTCTCAAGAAAAGCCTTTAGAAAAGGAAGAAGTAATTGGTGGAGATGTCAAGACTTCTCTGTGGCTGTTTGAGACTCAGCCTATTGAGGCTCTTAATGATAGCTATGAAGTTGGAAGCCTGAAGAAAATCATTCTTTCATCCGAAGAACAAGGAGAAGtaaaaggcaaaaaacaaatctttgagAGCTGCAGCAATCAAAAAAGCACCTCCATAAAAGAACAAGAGATTGAAAGGGGTGACGTGAAGGGGTTCAAGCAACTTTTTGAAACAATTCCTTTGAGCAAAATTGCTCGTTCTGATGAAATAATTGAGAAGGAAACTGATGTCACAGCCGGAAATGTAAAAGGTAACCAAGCAATGTTTGAGACAACTCCTTTATATGCAATAAAGGACAGCTCAGGAAATCTGCATACAGTCACAATAGtcagcagagaagaatttgtcAAAGGGAAAGTCAATAACTATAAGTGGATGTTTGAGACCAAGCCTTTAGACCAGCTggcagaaggaaaaggaaatgttgAAGTAATCAAAGGCATCACCAGACAGGAGGACACCATGGGCGATGTAAAGACGGCAAAGTGGCTTTTTGAAACTCAGACAATCGATGGGATCCATTCCAAGTTCAATCAGACAGAGCAAAACTCTTCTTCGGAAGAGGAACCTCGTAAAGGTGATGTCAAGACCTGTAAATGGTTATTTGAGACACAGCCAATGGACATTCTATATGATAAATCGGAAAAACCTAAAGATGCAGAATCCATTGACAACACAGATGTGAAGTCCATTACGTGGCTTTTTGAGACACAGCCTCTCAATGGCATCAAAGACGGTGAGGAGTACAATTTGAAGCTATGCAGCACCATACAGGATTCTGTGAAGTCAGGAATTGGTGTTCAAACAGTGAAACACCtttttgaaactgaaactttGGACAGGATAAGAAAGGATTCAAAGTCAGACCAAGACTCAAGGTGCATCAGCCAGGTCAACTTTCAGTCAGGAGAAGTCTCACGAGTAAAAGAACTGTTTGAATCCCAATCCCTTGATGAAATAGGATCAGAAATGGTAACAACATCTGGTGAGCAGAAAGGAGAGGAACACATTGAAAAAGGCTCTGTACATAAGTGTACATGGATGTTTGAGAACTGTCCAATCAACCTGATCAATAAGGACAATGATGATGCAAATGTACAGAAAGTTCATGGTCTTGAGTGTGGTGATGTGCAGAACAAAAAGTTCATATTTGAAACCTCCTCACTGGACAAAATCCATGAAGAACCCCTTGAGCAGAAGTCAGCTTCTGTGGAACCCCCTGTGAGCAACGTGGATGTGAAGTCAAGCACCATGATGTTTGAGTCCCAGCCTCTGTATGCTATTAGAGACAAAGAGGGCCAGTTTCATGAGGTGACAACTGTGAAAAAAGAAGAGGTAATGAGTGGTGACGTAAGAGGAGCAAGGTGGATGTTTGAGACCAAACCCCTTGATGCCATCAAGGCAGAGAATGAAGTTTATGTGATCCGAGCTGTCACCCAAGAAGATGTCAAGAAAGGCGATGTCAAATCAGCCAGATGGAAGTTTGAGACACAACCTCTGGACTCCCTTGCCCCCAGAGATGAGCCTTATGTCAAGGTTACTGAAGACTTTGGAAGCAGTAATGTGCATCTCAATAAGCAGCTATTTGAGTCTGAGCGGAACAACAAGTTTGTGAGAATGGTTAGTGTCACTGATGTCCAGCGAGGTGATGTCAGGACCTCCACATGGCTCTTTGAGAATCAAGCTATTGACACTCTGAAAGGGGAACCTCTGGGGCAGGATTCACTAAAAACAGTTCACAGGGAAGATAGCCAGAAGGGAGACGTCAAACGCTGCACCTGGTTGTTTGAATCGCAGCCTCTGGACAAGATCAAAGAGTCAGAAGATACCAGTGCTGTGCAAGGAGTTGAGGAGATACCAAAAGCTGATGTGAAGTGCACTACCTGGCTCTTTGAGACAACTCCACTGGACAAAATCACTGCCGGTAGTATTGCTGACACCCTTTCACATTTGTCCCAATTGACATTTGTTCACTCAAGTGGCATCATAATAGAAGCAAATGAGAACAGAAATGTTAACATGGCAAAATATGTGGTTGAAAGCACTGAGGGTGTGCAAGTTCAGAAAGAGGAGGTTGTTAGGGGCAACATCAGGAACATCATGTTACAGCTCTTGCTCAAACCAACTCTCAAACCGCAAGTTACTCTTCTgagggaaatggaaaaaggTGACGTTAACACAACGGTAGTAGAGCTTCCAGTCTTCCAGCCAACTGCCACTACAGATTTTGAGAGAGATCAAAGAATACAAAATATTGCCCAGCTGATTGATGAATTTCTTGTTCCACATAAGCATTTGAAAAAGGGAATCATAATGCAAGAGACTGCAGAGGGACAAGCAGAGATGTCTGTTTATTCACTTATCTGCAGTCATGAACTCAAACCTGACAGTCAAGTCACTGAGAAGGGAGATGTGAAGTCTACAATTGGAAATTTGTTGGCGACGGCCAGtagtcagaggactgcagcatcATGTCGAGTGGATGAAAATGAGAAGGGAAATGTGAATTTGTACAAAAGCTGCATTGAGAAAGGAGACCTGCATTACCTGAAGAGTCTTCATGCTGAGGCAATCGATGATGAAGTTGATCATGGCCTTCTGGCTAAGGAGCAGATTGAAATAGTTCAGGGAGGCGTGAAGGAAGCAAAAAAGAGCCTTTGTCAGCAAAAAGAGCAGGTAGAGCGAACCATTTCTGATGTTTTGCCAGGAGATGTAAAGAACACCAAAAAGGTGTTTTCATCGAATTCCTCTGCCAGTGCTGATACCTGTATTCAAAAGGAAGAAATCATCCCTGGAGATGTTTCATCTGCAAAGCAGCAACTCTCAGTGAAGCAACCTATTGCTgtagaaaaagaggaaattgtGGCTGGGGACATCAGGGCAACAATGCAGTCATTAGAGCTTGCAAAGCAACAGAGCTTGTGTGTGGAGCGTGAGATCATTAAACCTGGAACTATCTATGACATGGATCTGTCAGCTCAAGGTCCTGAAATAGAAGGAAACCAGGTGCAAAGGGAAGTCATTATATCTGGTGATGTGAAAGCTGCTAAAAGGTCTCTTGAAATGGCTAAACAGCAAAGCATGCAAATGGAGCGCGAAGTCACGGTTCCTGGAAAAATATACAACCTGAATGTGTCATCGGAAGAGGAAAGCTCTTCAGCAGTGGCACAGTCTACACGGTCAACCTCCTCCAGATGCCAGCAAATCAAGACTTATCCAAAGGTCAGTGAAGCAGAGAAAGATCAGGAAAACCATGTTTCCTTTGAGACTTGTCAGCAAAGTACAGTTCTAGTTAGTAGTTGTGCCCCACACTCACTGCCACCTTTTGTGAATTGTGAGTTTAACGTCCACGCAACtgaagatgagacagaggaAGTTATCAGAGGAGATGTCAAGGCAGCTATTAGGTCTCTGCAGAGTGCATCAACAGAGCAGAAATTTCTagacaaagaaaatattgtAAAAGGTAATTTGCAATTGGCTCTGGAATCTCTTGAGAAGTCTAGTGTAAATGTATCCAAAGGAGACTATAAGGCTGCATTGCTATACAGGAATTCAGGCAAGGCTTGTTCAGAGAGGAGCAAGACTGTTCACaagcagtgtgttgtggtgtctGTGCCTCCGTCTGACACAAACTTATCTCCTTCAATTTCAGTAACCTGTGAAGGACAACCAGCCATTACAGCACAGAATTCAACCCCCAACCCTGTAGCAAATGGAAACTCTAAAGCACCCAGGTGTGAGAATGCAACAGCACCTCCACTCCCTCTAAAGACTGAGAAACTGCAGGAGCAGAAGCCAGCACTGCCGCCAAAGCCACAGTGGACACAATCTGTAGTTATAGAACAACCGAACCAGCTGTCTTCTCCCAAAGTTGTTTGCTCtatgaaaagcaaaataaaaaacacagtgattcctcaaaaacaaagtcaacaaTTTAGTACACATCCCATAGAAAATCTACAAGAAACCACAACACATGTCAAAGCCAGTGTAGGGACCTTACATGAAACATACCATCAAAAATGTGGTGGTGAAACAGAGCAggacacaaatcaaacaaatggaCTTCCACTGATGGACTCAAATGCTCAGGAAattggggaaaagaaaacagttgcAGTGAACAGTGAAGTGGAAATAGAGAGAAATgtgatacagaaaataaatgcgGCAGAGGAGATAAAAATGTGTATGGAGAGCTACACGAACGATGGTAAACATGGAATGAACATGAGCTTGCAGGCTGCTGTGCAAAACTTTGAAAGAAGGGAAAGTAGTACTTTGGACAGGGGAGTTTTTCTGTCGAAGAAGGTAAAAGTTATGAATGctaaacacactgacaaaaacacagctcaaaacGCACAACACAAATTTCCCCAAAAACCCAAAACTGACGAGCAAACATCGGGGACAAACAGTTCAGTTGCTGCATGCCAGATGCAGCAAAATGAGCTCaaccaaaaacaagaaaaggttgAGAATAAAGTTGTTTTAAGAGAGAAGAAAGTAAGGGAGACAGAAGATGAAAGACGCCAAAGGCTTTCTGTTCACAAAGAGGAGATCATGAAAGGAAACGTGATGGCTGCCATGGAAATCTTTGAAAACTTAAGGAAACGAGATGAACTTAAAGGAATCCTGTCGCAAGTGGAAGAGATTGAAGGCGAGACCAGCAATGTAGACACTAGCTCCTTGAAGACATTGTACCAGAATGTCCCTTCTTGGATGGTTACACCAAGAAGACATGCTAAGAAAAGtaaaatggaggaaaagaaagtcGATGTAGAAACACAGGAGGATGATCTTGAAAGCATCTCCTCGGTCGAGACTGCATTTGAAGACCTGGAGAAGGCAAGCAAGGAAATAATGACTCTGAAGGAAGAGACTTTAGCAAAACTTCTTGACATCGAAGAAACCATTAAAAAGGCATTGTATTCTGTCTCAAATCTAAAATCTGAAGCTGATATCGCCAGCTTGTCGGGATTGTTTGATGAATCTTTAAAATCTGAGCAAAACCTTCAACCTGCCAACAACATCAGGAAGATCAGTATTGTGTCGAGCAAGGCCAAATCAAGCCAAACCAAAGAGACAACCGATGTGAAGCTCCAAACAGATCTGGATTCAAGTCTTTCTAGAAAAGAAGAGCTCAGAAGAGGGCACAATAAACCACTTATTAGACAGTCTTCCTCTCAGTCCTCTCCATCATTTATCTCCATACATTCAGCTGCCAGAAAACCTACCGAACAACCAAAGTCAACCAtgtcaacatttaaaccaaGAACAGAGGCCAGTCCTCACGGATGCTATAATGCTAACAGCGACCTGGAGTCTGCTGCCACCGAGTCCACAAAAAATGGTCATAGTCCACAACGCAAGGTCAGTGTGCTTGAGTTGAAGACTGTTCCAGAGAAACCCCCAGGAATAATTGGCACAAAGACTGTCAGCGAAACATATGAAGAAACTGATGGCTTTGGCAATGTGTTCGTTTCTTCAGTGACTTCAACATTCGTCACCAAACAGTCTGACAAAAAGACATCTCCCATGTTTGAAGTAGTTGGCAGTCCACCCAGATATGAAGTCATGACATCACCATTAATGCGAAGAGCTGGCCGCCCTTTTGAAGATAAACTGCTGAGCAACGCCAAGGAGGAAGGGACAGTATTTGTAACATTTAGTCAACCAAAGGAAAACCACTAG